Part of the Gloeothece verrucosa PCC 7822 genome is shown below.
CCTCATGGAATCGTTTGTCTGCTATCTGCCCTTCGCTTCCATAACCTAACAACTCAAGCCCCCTTTGAAATTTGGATGGCTATCGACAACAAAGCACGTCTCCCTAAAGATGAACTACTTCTTCTGCATATCGTTTATATGTCAGGACAAGCTTTAACAGCAGGGGTCGAAGAACATTTTATCGTAGGGCAACAATTGCGGGTGTATAACATCCCTAAAACAGTTGTCGACTGCTTCAAGTACCGTAACAAAATTGGCCTGGACGTAGCCTTAGAAGCCCTGCGAGAAACTTGGACGCAGCGTCGATGCACAATGGATGAACTTTGGCACTATGCTAAACTCTGTCGGATGGCTAATGTTATGCGCCCCTATTTAGAATCATTAATCTAGCCGCAACTGATAAAACTATGGATGATGACACAGATAATTTAACAAAATTGTCGGAAGAAGTCCCCACCTATAAATTCTAAAAAAATACCCACATTTTAGGTGGGGATGAATTCCGACCAAAAATATTGGCCGCGAAGCACCATATATCTTAGATTTGTGCTACAATCTTATTGTAAATTTTATATTCCAGTAATGCAAAGAAAAGTTGTCAAAATTAGACTTTACCCAACTAATGAACAGCAGCACCAACTGGCTAAAACCTTTGGTGCTGCCCGTTGGTGGTGGAACTTTGCGCTCAACAAAAGCATTGAGGAATATGAAAAGACAGGTAAGGGGTTGGGGCAATCGGCACT
Proteins encoded:
- a CDS encoding type IV toxin-antitoxin system AbiEi family antitoxin domain-containing protein, producing the protein MSNYQATSLSKETQVLQILRLEGIVRAKEFRERGIHQEYLRRLLNLGLITRSGRGIYTLSNADLTSNQSLFEACVRVPHGIVCLLSALRFHNLTTQAPFEIWMAIDNKARLPKDELLLLHIVYMSGQALTAGVEEHFIVGQQLRVYNIPKTVVDCFKYRNKIGLDVALEALRETWTQRRCTMDELWHYAKLCRMANVMRPYLESLI